CGTGCTCGGCGCCGCGCACTACCGCTCCGTGATCGAGCTGAACGACGACTCGATGGCGGAGGGCGAGGCGGCCTTCGCGCGTATCGAGTCCTTCCTCGGCCGCGCCGAGTCGCTCCTGCGGGCGGCGGGACGGGACATACCACCGGCCGCGCCCGTCACCGCGGACTTCGAGGCCGCGATGCTCGATGACCTCGCCATTCCGCAGGCCCTCGCCGCGCTGCACGGCGAGATCACGCGGGGCAATCAAGCAGCCGACGCGAACGACACCGACGGCGTCGAAGTGGCCCTCGCCGCGGTCGGCGCCATGCTCGACGTGCTCGGCATCGACCCGCGTACGCCCGAGTGGGCCGGCGATACCGGCTCCGATCGAGAGACCGCGGCTCTCGCGACGCTCGTCGAGCAATTGCTCGAGCAGCGTCGCGAAGCTCGGTCCGCGAAAGACTTCACTGCCGCCGACCGCATCCGCGACGCTCTCGCGGGGGCAGGTATTACGGTGGCAGACTCACCGACCGGAACGACCTGGAGCGTGAACTGACGATGGCTGCAACACCAGGCAAGGGCGGCGCCCGCAAGAAAAAGGGCCCGCTGAAGGGCACCGGCGGCCACGGCCGAAAGTCACTCGAGGGCCGCGGGCCGACACCCAAGGCCGAGGACCGGGCCTGGCACTCGGCCGGCAAGCGCAAGGCCGCCCGCGAGCGGATCGAGTCGAAGCACGGCGGTCAGCCCGGCGGACGTTCCGCCGGGCGGGATGGTGGTGCGCCCCGGCGCCGCAGTGACGACGAGACCGAGCTCGTGACCGGTCGCAACTCCGTGCTCGAGGCGCTCCGCGCGGGCATTCCCGCAACCGCGCTCCACATCGCGGCGCGCATTGAGTTCGACGACCGTGTCAAGGAGATCCTGCGCGTCGCCACGTCGCGCGGAATCCCCGTGCTCGAGGTCATGCGCCCCGAACTGGACCGGCTCGCCGGCCGCGATGCCGTGCACCAGGGCGTGCTCATCAGGGTGCCGCCCTATGAGTACGACGACCCGATGCTCCTCCTCGACCGTGTCACGCAGCGACGGCAAACGCCGCTCGTCGTCGCCCTCGATGGCGTGACCGACCCCCGGAACCTCGGTGCGATCATTCGCTCGGTCGCCGCGTTCGGCGGCCATGGGGTCGTCGTGCCGCAGCGTCGATCGGCCGGCGTGACCGCGTCGGCGTGGAAGACGTCGGCGGGTGCCGTGAGTCGCCTGCCCGTCGCGATGGCAGCCAACCTCGTCGCGACGATCAAGGCGTATAAGGCTGCGGGTCTGTTCGTCATCGGCCTTGACGGGGATGGCGACATGTCCCTTCCAGGGCTCGATCTCGCGACCTCGCCGCTCCTCGTTGTCGTCGGCAGCGAGGGCAAGGGGCTCTCGCGCCTTGTCACCGAGCAATGCGACGCGATCGTGTCGATCCCGATCGACCGCGCCACTGAGTCACTCAACGCCGGGATCGCAGCGAGCGTGACGCTCTACGAAGTCGCGAAGCTCCGGGCGGAGAGGTTGCGGAATGGTGACGTTTCGACTTCGGCGGCTGCAACCTCAAGGGGAGGGGAGTAGCCTCTCCCAGGTCGTGCGTGCCGACCGCCGCGGCCACCCAGACGAGCGATGACTGTGATCTCACCCGAACCCCGACTGCGCCGCGCGACAGCGCGAGACGCGGCGTCGAGTCGACCTCGCCGCCGCCTGGTGCTCGCTGTCGCGGCGCTCGCGATCGCCGTCGCCGTCGCCGTCTTTGCGCTTGGGACGGGCCGCGGTAGCGTCGAATGGCCGACCATGGTCAATGCCGACGGCGGCCTCGACGCCTCGGGCCCCACCGTCGCTGACCCGGCCAATGCGCAAGCCATCCCGGCCCCCGCGCCCGTGCAGCTGGCCCTCTACACCGACTACACGCATCCAGATAGCGCGCGGTTCGCCTCGGTCAACGCGCTCGTGATCCAGGGCCTCACACAGCAGGGGGCCGTGCGCATATCGCTGCACCCGCTCGCTGTGAGCGACGATCCTCGCGAGCGCGGCGCCGCGGTACGCGCTGGGAACGCCGTCACTTGCGTGGGCGAGTTGTCGCAGAAGGACCTCTGGGCCTTCCATGTGGGCCTGCTCGCCATGCAGCCGAGTGAAGGGTTCGCCAATCTGCAGAACGCCGATCTCAAGGCGCTCGCACGCGACTCGGGGGTGCAGCAGATCGACGCGGTGAACACGTGCATCAGTCAGGGTCGATTCGGTGACTGGATCGAGTCGCAGTCCGACGCCGCGCTTGCAGGGGGCGTCGGCGACCAGGGGACCGAACTCGACCGCATGCCCCTCGTGCTGGCGAACGGCGACGCGTACACGGGTCGCATCGACAACAGCACCGAGTTCCGGTCGTTCCTCGACGAGCACCTCTGACGCGAGACCGGCCGCGCCGGGCACGGGCCGATGGCAGCGTGTGCGCTATCGAGCCGGCTGCGGGGTTCGAACCCGCGACATCCGCTTTACAAGAGCGGTGCTCTACCAACTGAGCTAAGCCGGCATGCCCCGCGCGGGGCCGGACCAGTCTATGCGGACGTGCCGCTGCCATTCGACTCGCCCGACGACTCGGGTGAGAAGGTCAGGGACACCGAGTTCATGCAGTATCGGTCGCCGGTGGGCGTGCCGAAGCCGTCGGGGAACACGTGCCCGAGATGCGAGCCGCACTTCGCGCAGCGCACCTCGGTCCGCACCATCCCCTGTGAGTCGTCGTCGAGCAGTTCGACCGCGTCAGGGCGGATCGACTCGTAGAAGCTCGGCCAGCCGCAGCCGGCGTCGAACTTCGTGCCACTCTTGAACAGCTCGTTGCCGCAAGCGCGGCACGAGTACAGCCCCTCGCGCTCTTCATCGAGGAGTTCGCCCGTGAACGGGCGCTCGGTCGCGGCCTGCCGCAGCACGGCGAACTCCACCGGCTGCAGCAACTCGCGCCACTCCGCGTCATTCCGCGTGACCTGGTACTCGCCCATGTGCTGCCTCCTCTCGACCGTGCCCCGCCGATCGGGGTCCCGCCGATGCGCGAGTCTACGCGCGTCGGAACCAAGATTCTCGTGAGGCTGCGCCTACAGTGAGGCACCCGCGGAGTGCGTCGCGGTCGAACGAGGAGGCGGTTTGGCTCTGGAGGCAGCGCAACGCTCGGCAGCTCCCGAACTGACGAGTTTCGAACGCGAGGTGCTCGCGTTCGAGGCCGCGCACCCACGCCATTCGTCCGCCAAGGAAGACGCGATTCGCCGGCGGTTCAACCGGTCGGTCGCGCAGTACTATCAAATTCTCGCTACGCTCATCGAGGCGCCAGCAGCCCTGGCCCACGACCCCCTGGTCGTCGCGCGCCTGCGTCGCGTCCGAGATGCACGCGCCGCAGAACGCGACGAGCGGCGAGCCCAGCGACGCTCGAGTGCAGCGTCCGGACGCACGAAGGCCCGGTAGACGAACGTGAAGTACTCGAAGGACCGTTTCGACGACATCCCTGCGTCGCTCGACCGACGCGGGGCGCACCGTGCGCCCAGAACCCGGGGCGACAAGATCACCTCGTGGTTGTGGGGCCTCGGTGCCGTCATCGTGCTCGTGGCCATCGGCCTCATCGCGATGTTCGTCATCGACAACGTCGTGTCGTTCCAGGCCGAGCCCGAGCCGACGCCGACCGCCACCGAAGAGGCGCCGACGGACGACCCCGC
This sequence is a window from Pseudoclavibacter endophyticus. Protein-coding genes within it:
- the rlmB gene encoding 23S rRNA (guanosine(2251)-2'-O)-methyltransferase RlmB, whose translation is MAATPGKGGARKKKGPLKGTGGHGRKSLEGRGPTPKAEDRAWHSAGKRKAARERIESKHGGQPGGRSAGRDGGAPRRRSDDETELVTGRNSVLEALRAGIPATALHIAARIEFDDRVKEILRVATSRGIPVLEVMRPELDRLAGRDAVHQGVLIRVPPYEYDDPMLLLDRVTQRRQTPLVVALDGVTDPRNLGAIIRSVAAFGGHGVVVPQRRSAGVTASAWKTSAGAVSRLPVAMAANLVATIKAYKAAGLFVIGLDGDGDMSLPGLDLATSPLLVVVGSEGKGLSRLVTEQCDAIVSIPIDRATESLNAGIAASVTLYEVAKLRAERLRNGDVSTSAAATSRGGE
- the msrB gene encoding peptide-methionine (R)-S-oxide reductase MsrB yields the protein MGEYQVTRNDAEWRELLQPVEFAVLRQAATERPFTGELLDEEREGLYSCRACGNELFKSGTKFDAGCGWPSFYESIRPDAVELLDDDSQGMVRTEVRCAKCGSHLGHVFPDGFGTPTGDRYCMNSVSLTFSPESSGESNGSGTSA
- a CDS encoding DsbA family protein; amino-acid sequence: MTVISPEPRLRRATARDAASSRPRRRLVLAVAALAIAVAVAVFALGTGRGSVEWPTMVNADGGLDASGPTVADPANAQAIPAPAPVQLALYTDYTHPDSARFASVNALVIQGLTQQGAVRISLHPLAVSDDPRERGAAVRAGNAVTCVGELSQKDLWAFHVGLLAMQPSEGFANLQNADLKALARDSGVQQIDAVNTCISQGRFGDWIESQSDAALAGGVGDQGTELDRMPLVLANGDAYTGRIDNSTEFRSFLDEHL
- a CDS encoding DUF3263 domain-containing protein, which produces MALEAAQRSAAPELTSFEREVLAFEAAHPRHSSAKEDAIRRRFNRSVAQYYQILATLIEAPAALAHDPLVVARLRRVRDARAAERDERRAQRRSSAASGRTKAR